Proteins encoded by one window of uncultured Ilyobacter sp.:
- a CDS encoding glycosyltransferase family 2 protein yields MKNSLVSIIVPIYNAELYLDKCINSLLSSSYENLEIILINDCSPDNSEEVIKKYAEKDKRIVYLKNEKNLKVSETRNIGIEKARGEYIIFVDADDYISNDWIGNLVETIEEKKADVVIGSAKQFRGDQVKEYRIRDLNREKWLDFKKIRLNKNSVIWNKIYKRELIEKNGIRFNKDIKLGEDLVFIYKVLSKTNKIFYNNQGAYFYRTENEKSAMNKATSLDKVEEIEKVYKELLSYSKTIKNINRGVLKKQACDILFHYYWSYKKYPIDKISIKKEFPSLFFIMYLKYLKKRIKET; encoded by the coding sequence ATGAAAAATTCTTTAGTAAGTATAATTGTGCCAATATATAATGCGGAGTTGTACCTAGATAAATGCATTAATTCATTATTATCGTCTTCATATGAAAATTTGGAGATAATACTTATAAATGACTGTTCTCCAGATAACAGTGAAGAGGTAATAAAAAAATATGCTGAAAAAGATAAAAGAATAGTCTATCTGAAAAATGAGAAGAATTTAAAGGTTTCTGAGACCAGAAACATAGGAATAGAAAAAGCAAGAGGAGAATATATAATTTTTGTAGATGCAGATGATTATATCTCAAATGACTGGATAGGGAATTTAGTTGAAACAATTGAGGAGAAAAAAGCAGATGTTGTGATCGGTTCAGCAAAACAGTTCAGAGGAGATCAAGTTAAAGAGTATAGAATAAGAGATTTAAACAGGGAAAAGTGGCTTGATTTTAAAAAAATTAGGCTTAATAAAAATAGTGTTATTTGGAATAAAATATATAAGAGAGAACTTATTGAAAAAAATGGTATTAGATTCAATAAGGACATTAAATTAGGTGAAGACTTAGTTTTTATATATAAAGTTCTTTCAAAAACAAATAAAATATTTTACAATAATCAGGGAGCTTATTTTTATAGAACTGAAAATGAAAAATCAGCAATGAATAAAGCTACTTCATTAGATAAAGTAGAAGAGATCGAAAAAGTATACAAAGAGCTTCTTTCTTATTCTAAAACAATTAAAAATATAAATAGAGGAGTTTTAAAAAAACAAGCATGCGACATACTTTTTCATTATTATTGGTCTTATAAAAAATATCCTATAGACAAAATCTCTATAAAAAAAGAGTTTCCAAGTTTATTTTTTATAATGTATTTAAAATATTTAAAAAAAAGAATTAAAGAGACCTAG
- a CDS encoding O-antigen ligase family protein, with protein MKLEFFFNIATVFSIITMIIFPSMHNEIFTLYFLLFIFKIKRDGYKKTGYEKYIILVAFTFILSSIGTGDPKILKNIFRVIKIFMLLIFMLQFEFHKEIKKNFMYLFLLIGIYGVVRFKFFPLQESVTRYYSYMKFILDSSVVAFTGFIFSITSIFNEVDKKRRFVALINILIFLYLIIVFQVRATYLAVVVVSLPIMFNKFRNKKYVLATIIGFLIFTGILLKNENDIIVKYTKRIESIGNVKTNSSNLARLHYWESAIKVFKKHPLTGMGYKRFNKSHYSLENKMFEKSFYHAHNEYFAILAETGILGFVAWILLKFKILSVLWKRRKDSYTEFMFYSVLGFEVHNMFQVYLTSRYTYVYVILLLGICGETLLREEQLEDKKLKVLKNMII; from the coding sequence ATGAAGTTAGAATTTTTTTTTAATATAGCTACTGTGTTCAGTATTATTACAATGATAATTTTTCCAAGTATGCATAATGAAATATTTACATTATATTTTTTATTGTTTATTTTTAAAATTAAAAGAGATGGGTATAAAAAGACTGGTTATGAAAAATATATAATTTTAGTTGCATTTACTTTTATATTAAGTTCTATAGGTACAGGTGATCCGAAGATATTAAAAAATATTTTTAGAGTTATAAAAATATTTATGTTACTTATATTTATGCTACAATTTGAATTCCATAAAGAAATAAAAAAGAATTTTATGTACCTGTTTTTATTAATAGGAATATATGGGGTAGTAAGATTTAAATTTTTTCCTTTACAAGAAAGTGTCACAAGATATTACTCTTATATGAAATTTATCCTTGATTCCTCTGTAGTTGCATTTACAGGCTTTATATTTTCAATTACAAGTATTTTTAATGAAGTAGATAAAAAAAGAAGGTTTGTGGCTCTCATAAATATATTAATTTTTCTTTATTTAATAATTGTTTTTCAAGTTAGAGCCACGTATTTAGCTGTTGTAGTGGTAAGCTTACCTATTATGTTTAATAAATTTAGAAATAAAAAATATGTTTTAGCTACTATAATAGGATTTTTAATTTTTACAGGGATACTCTTAAAAAATGAAAATGATATAATTGTAAAATATACTAAGAGAATAGAAAGTATTGGTAACGTTAAAACTAATTCTAGCAACTTAGCGAGACTACATTATTGGGAAAGTGCTATCAAAGTTTTTAAAAAACACCCGCTTACAGGTATGGGTTATAAAAGGTTTAATAAGTCTCATTATAGTTTGGAAAATAAAATGTTTGAAAAAAGTTTCTATCATGCACATAATGAGTATTTTGCAATTTTGGCAGAAACTGGAATACTTGGTTTTGTCGCATGGATTTTACTTAAATTTAAAATATTAAGTGTTCTTTGGAAAAGGCGAAAAGATAGTTATACAGAATTTATGTTTTATAGTGTTTTAGGATTTGAGGTCCATAATATGTTCCAAGTTTATTTAACTTCTAGATATACATATGTTTATGTTATTTTATTATTGGGCATTTGCGGTGAAACTTTATTGAGAGAGGAACAGTTGGAAGATAAAAAATTAAAGGTATTAAAAAATATGATTATTTAA
- a CDS encoding glycosyltransferase, whose translation MKEKISLIVTVYNRLEYARNIIKCLLNQTVKIDELIFADDGSRENLFEAIEDLIPNCNFKIKHVYQEDFGFRASKNRNNGARAAEGDILLFLDQDVIFSNDFIEKFLNNSKKGVFLFSRAIISTEREKLIIQDLIDSDEKYSEIYKKIDYSNKIKYRKKKNTKDIFYNFLYLIKLRDRGAKIPSMIFLIYKDDFEKVNGFDEKYEGWGHEDDDLFNRLYKSGCISKPLFYELPPIHMWHYHETSKKESPNEEYYRQRKKEISKENYRCEYGFSNMNRNDEYEVKVIK comes from the coding sequence ATGAAAGAAAAAATATCGCTTATTGTAACTGTCTACAATAGACTTGAGTATGCCAGAAATATAATAAAATGTCTTTTGAACCAAACAGTTAAAATTGATGAGTTAATCTTTGCAGATGATGGGTCAAGAGAAAATTTATTTGAAGCAATTGAGGACTTGATTCCTAATTGCAACTTTAAAATAAAACATGTATATCAAGAAGATTTTGGATTTAGGGCTTCAAAAAATAGAAATAACGGAGCAAGGGCTGCAGAAGGGGATATCTTGCTATTTTTAGATCAGGATGTTATATTTTCAAATGATTTTATAGAAAAATTTTTAAATAATAGTAAAAAAGGAGTTTTTCTTTTTTCAAGGGCTATTATAAGTACAGAAAGAGAAAAATTGATAATACAGGATTTAATTGACTCAGATGAAAAATATTCAGAGATTTATAAAAAAATTGATTATAGTAATAAAATAAAATATAGAAAGAAAAAAAATACTAAAGATATTTTTTATAATTTTCTTTATTTGATAAAATTAAGAGACAGAGGAGCTAAAATTCCATCTATGATATTTTTAATATATAAGGATGATTTTGAAAAAGTAAATGGATTTGATGAAAAATATGAAGGTTGGGGTCATGAAGATGATGATCTTTTTAACAGGTTATATAAATCTGGTTGTATTTCAAAGCCTTTATTTTATGAATTGCCTCCTATCCATATGTGGCATTATCACGAAACAAGTAAAAAAGAGAGTCCAAATGAAGAGTACTACAGACAAAGAAAAAAAGAAATTTCCAAGGAAAATTACAGGTGTGAATATGGATTTTCAAATATGAACAGAAATGACGAATATGAAGTTAAAGTTATAAAATGA
- a CDS encoding adenylyltransferase/cytidyltransferase family protein — protein MSKKVIGYTAGVYDLFHVGHLNILKKAKENCDELIVAVSTDELVEKYKSKKTFIPYEERAEILSHINFVDRVVPQETMDKMEAWKKYRFDIMFVGDDWKGTDKWNEIEDEFKKVGVEIVYFPYTKCTSSSKIRKLIDNNLKIKTYR, from the coding sequence ATGAGTAAAAAGGTTATAGGATACACAGCAGGAGTGTATGATCTATTTCATGTGGGTCATTTAAATATATTGAAAAAAGCAAAAGAAAATTGCGATGAATTGATTGTGGCAGTTAGCACTGATGAACTTGTTGAAAAATATAAAAGTAAAAAAACTTTTATACCATATGAAGAGAGGGCAGAAATTTTATCACATATAAATTTTGTAGACAGAGTTGTTCCTCAAGAAACTATGGATAAAATGGAAGCTTGGAAAAAATACAGATTTGATATTATGTTTGTAGGTGATGATTGGAAGGGTACCGATAAATGGAATGAAATAGAGGATGAATTTAAAAAAGTTGGAGTTGAAATTGTTTATTTCCCGTATACAAAGTGTACCTCATCTAGCAAAATAAGGAAATTGATTGATAACAACTTAAAAATCAAAACCTATAGATAG
- a CDS encoding CDP-glycerol glycerophosphotransferase family protein: MKKKLYTLSLTFWCEIIRLLYFITIPLFKKRNIWLICETEFQAQENGYYLFKYIRENYPDRDVYYVISKESPCLHNIDYLDNVLYLNSFKQIFYMFHASKIISTHGLWMNPDELGIFRKLTKKMLKSKKVMLNHGIGLMKNGKKYYHKNIFALNDLFIAISDLHKSIFVNEYGYKDEEVIIAGYPRFDDLIDTSTKKSILFMPTWRDGQDNLGNHFKETDFFKEIEKLLTSYRLENFLKKNGILFNVYLHQNFQKYNEIFKKFETENIKIIRQGEKTVQDLLKENKCLITDYSSVLFDFVYMKKPFISYQFDRKEFLNSRKDNPFIDITRDIPGDIVDNLDDLINVLEELNKSEFKIKPKHLKESERFFKYRDQNNCKRVYKAIETI; the protein is encoded by the coding sequence ATGAAAAAAAAATTATATACTTTATCTCTAACATTTTGGTGTGAGATTATAAGGTTATTATATTTTATAACCATCCCTTTATTTAAAAAAAGAAACATTTGGTTGATATGTGAGACAGAGTTTCAAGCACAGGAAAATGGGTATTATTTGTTTAAATACATAAGAGAAAATTATCCTGATAGAGATGTTTATTATGTAATTTCAAAAGAGTCTCCGTGCTTGCATAATATAGATTATTTGGATAATGTATTATATTTAAATAGTTTTAAACAAATTTTTTATATGTTTCATGCCAGTAAAATAATTTCTACTCATGGATTGTGGATGAATCCTGACGAACTCGGGATTTTTAGAAAATTAACAAAAAAGATGCTTAAAAGTAAAAAAGTGATGTTAAATCATGGAATTGGATTAATGAAAAATGGCAAAAAATATTATCATAAGAATATATTTGCCTTAAATGATCTTTTTATAGCTATATCTGACTTACATAAAAGTATTTTTGTAAATGAATATGGCTACAAAGATGAAGAGGTTATTATAGCAGGCTACCCGAGGTTTGATGACTTGATTGATACAAGTACGAAAAAAAGCATTTTGTTTATGCCAACCTGGAGAGATGGTCAGGACAATTTAGGTAATCATTTTAAGGAAACAGATTTTTTTAAAGAAATTGAAAAACTTTTAACTAGCTATAGATTGGAAAATTTTCTCAAGAAAAATGGAATATTATTTAATGTCTACCTGCATCAGAATTTTCAAAAATACAATGAAATTTTTAAGAAATTTGAAACTGAAAATATAAAAATTATAAGACAAGGAGAAAAAACTGTCCAAGATTTATTAAAAGAAAATAAATGCTTAATAACGGACTATTCCAGTGTTTTGTTTGATTTTGTATATATGAAAAAACCGTTTATATCTTATCAGTTTGATAGAAAAGAATTTTTAAATTCCAGGAAGGATAATCCTTTTATTGATATAACAAGGGACATTCCGGGCGATATAGTTGATAATTTAGATGATTTAATAAATGTTTTGGAGGAACTCAATAAATCTGAATTTAAAATAAAACCAAAACATTTAAAAGAAAGTGAAAGATTTTTTAAATATAGGGATCAAAATAATTGTAAAAGAGTGTATAAGGCTATAGAAACTATTTAA
- a CDS encoding glycosyltransferase family 9 protein — MLSKMNRSFQDWARPKRLAIGKYIWDRKKNKNDKIDMNKVKKILFLRYDGKIGDMIINTLMFREVKKAYPGIQIGVVVRGANRQVIENNPNVDKIYECDKSSKKMKKLAKKISDENYDILIDFSETLRVKQMMFINLCKARQNIGINKREWNLFDINIDYKEDKKHITNRYAEVLKLMDIDEADLSYDIYLTEKQENLGKSFRESIPQENLVALNPYGASKYRTFNREKILEICRKVLDDPKNAITFVFPPEKRKELDSLAKELGERAYFCEVIKGIMDSAAILKYSDLVITTDTSIVHLGVALDKDMIAVYRSDEGTGEHNSLVWGPNSDKVRIIYSDPNFIEGEEADINRFKFEIVEEI, encoded by the coding sequence ATGCTTAGTAAAATGAATAGATCGTTCCAGGATTGGGCAAGACCGAAAAGGCTGGCCATTGGGAAGTATATCTGGGATAGAAAAAAAAATAAAAATGATAAAATTGATATGAATAAAGTAAAAAAAATATTGTTTTTGAGATATGATGGGAAAATAGGGGATATGATTATAAACACTCTAATGTTTCGTGAAGTCAAAAAAGCATATCCTGGGATTCAAATTGGTGTGGTGGTCCGTGGTGCAAACAGACAGGTAATAGAAAACAATCCCAATGTGGATAAAATATATGAATGTGATAAGAGTTCAAAAAAAATGAAAAAACTAGCAAAAAAAATATCAGATGAAAACTATGATATATTAATAGATTTTTCAGAAACACTTCGTGTAAAGCAAATGATGTTTATAAATCTGTGTAAAGCTAGGCAGAATATAGGAATAAATAAAAGAGAATGGAATCTTTTTGATATAAATATAGATTATAAAGAGGATAAAAAACATATCACAAATAGATATGCGGAAGTCCTAAAATTAATGGACATAGATGAAGCTGACCTTTCTTATGATATTTACCTAACAGAGAAACAGGAAAATTTAGGTAAAAGTTTCCGGGAGAGCATACCTCAGGAAAATTTAGTGGCTTTAAACCCTTATGGAGCAAGTAAGTATAGAACGTTTAATAGAGAAAAGATATTGGAAATATGCAGAAAAGTTCTGGATGATCCGAAAAATGCAATTACTTTTGTATTTCCTCCTGAAAAGAGAAAAGAATTGGATAGTTTAGCAAAGGAACTTGGAGAAAGAGCTTATTTTTGTGAAGTTATAAAGGGAATAATGGATTCAGCAGCAATTTTGAAATATTCAGACTTGGTAATTACAACAGACACTTCCATCGTTCACCTTGGAGTTGCTCTAGACAAGGATATGATTGCGGTGTACAGAAGTGATGAAGGGACTGGAGAACACAACAGTCTAGTGTGGGGTCCAAATTCAGACAAGGTAAGGATAATTTATTCTGATCCCAATTTTATAGAGGGTGAAGAGGCAGATATAAATAGATTTAAATTTGAAATTGTGGAGGAAATATGA
- a CDS encoding PEP/pyruvate-binding domain-containing protein, giving the protein MMIPIKEIRKKDLPKVGEKAYNLSKLNSSGYLIPDGISLTEDIYRNFLNETGLIDKIRMELARRELSSMRWEELWDTSLRIRNLFLRTEIPEKTYRELRHGLSAYEDLPVVVRSSAPGEDSGNSSFAGLHESYVDIEGVDNIITHIKLVWASLWSDRALLYRKELGLDPWKSSMGVIVQKLIKGDVSGVAFSRDPTEKDQMVIEAVPGLNQDLVDGKVEPERWMIDIEDGSIKKRYSSSNNTTLLKETELKILYSTLKNLHAEYGFPVDLEWTLKDNKLYLLQVRPVTTLTSEDEEEKLWEKEDKRPWYRSLTKSFDTLKEMQRRIEEEILPDMEKAAAYMKDMDISSMDNISLSKEILRRSDLYEKWHNIYWEELIPFAHGVRLFGKIYNDAVKPTDPYEFTELLRSNNMMSVTRNRSFLFLIKKVKDDPVLHEKLKNKIFDDTSLDFFQALDLFMQHHGNSSYKGDSLLTNRKDVLRLILNMAETEVDFEKEYEDIFVLEKKFLSAFKKEQQNFAKNILDLARISWRIRDDDNIYLGRLESALLDSVNLGKTRLSIHEKIAPYTVAIMLEDPDHSPRVSADTKTSPFPSKDKQKRNKIIKIATKDKNSKMRVRKFTGQPAGPGIGIGKSRVIQNQEDIFQFKKGEVLVCDAIDPNMTFIVQFASAIVERRGGMLIHGAIIAREYGIPCVTGIDNATEVIKTGLTLVVDGYTGTVTIKET; this is encoded by the coding sequence ATGATGATCCCAATAAAAGAAATAAGAAAAAAAGATCTCCCTAAAGTGGGAGAAAAGGCATACAATCTTTCAAAGCTGAATTCGTCAGGATACCTCATCCCTGACGGAATCTCCCTCACTGAGGATATATACAGAAATTTCCTGAATGAAACAGGACTCATCGATAAGATAAGAATGGAACTTGCAAGAAGAGAACTCTCTTCAATGAGGTGGGAGGAACTCTGGGACACATCACTTCGTATAAGAAATTTGTTTCTTCGGACAGAAATTCCAGAGAAGACTTACAGAGAGCTCAGGCATGGTCTATCTGCATATGAAGACCTCCCTGTGGTAGTGAGATCATCTGCCCCTGGAGAAGACAGCGGTAACTCTTCCTTTGCAGGGCTCCATGAATCCTATGTAGATATAGAAGGAGTAGATAATATAATAACCCATATAAAACTGGTATGGGCATCTCTGTGGTCAGACAGGGCCCTACTTTACAGAAAAGAATTGGGACTTGACCCATGGAAGTCCTCTATGGGGGTAATAGTGCAAAAGCTAATAAAAGGAGATGTCTCTGGGGTGGCTTTCAGCAGAGACCCTACAGAGAAGGATCAGATGGTAATCGAAGCTGTCCCCGGTCTAAACCAGGATCTCGTGGACGGCAAGGTAGAACCGGAAAGATGGATGATTGATATAGAAGATGGGAGCATAAAAAAAAGATACAGCAGTAGCAACAACACTACCTTGCTAAAAGAAACAGAACTCAAGATTCTTTACAGCACCCTAAAAAACCTCCATGCAGAATACGGATTTCCCGTGGATTTGGAATGGACCCTGAAAGATAATAAATTGTACCTTCTACAGGTACGTCCTGTAACCACACTCACAAGTGAAGATGAAGAGGAAAAGCTGTGGGAAAAAGAGGACAAGAGACCCTGGTATAGAAGCCTTACAAAGAGTTTTGACACCTTAAAGGAGATGCAAAGGCGTATAGAGGAAGAAATCCTCCCTGATATGGAAAAGGCTGCTGCTTATATGAAAGATATGGATATTTCCTCTATGGACAACATTTCCTTATCGAAGGAAATCCTGAGAAGAAGCGACCTTTACGAAAAATGGCACAACATCTACTGGGAAGAGCTAATTCCCTTTGCTCACGGAGTGAGACTTTTTGGGAAAATATACAATGATGCAGTAAAACCTACTGACCCTTATGAATTTACAGAACTTCTCCGATCAAATAATATGATGAGTGTTACAAGAAATCGGTCTTTCTTATTTCTTATCAAAAAAGTAAAGGATGATCCGGTTCTCCATGAAAAATTGAAAAATAAAATTTTTGATGATACATCACTAGATTTTTTTCAAGCGCTAGATTTATTTATGCAGCACCACGGAAATTCTTCATATAAAGGAGACTCTCTTTTAACAAACAGAAAGGATGTACTTAGACTAATCTTAAACATGGCAGAAACTGAGGTTGATTTTGAAAAAGAATATGAAGATATATTTGTTCTTGAAAAAAAATTTTTATCAGCATTTAAAAAAGAGCAGCAAAATTTTGCAAAAAATATTCTTGATTTAGCAAGGATAAGCTGGCGGATTAGAGATGACGATAACATCTATCTGGGGAGGCTAGAGTCAGCCCTATTAGATTCCGTAAATCTAGGGAAAACAAGACTTTCAATTCATGAAAAAATTGCCCCCTATACTGTAGCTATAATGCTAGAAGACCCAGATCATTCACCGAGAGTTTCTGCCGATACAAAAACAAGTCCTTTCCCTTCAAAAGATAAACAGAAAAGGAATAAGATAATAAAAATAGCAACCAAAGACAAGAATTCTAAGATGAGGGTGAGAAAGTTTACAGGTCAGCCTGCAGGCCCTGGAATAGGGATTGGGAAAAGTCGGGTGATCCAAAATCAGGAAGATATTTTTCAATTTAAAAAAGGTGAGGTTCTTGTTTGTGATGCCATCGATCCCAACATGACATTTATTGTCCAATTTGCCTCTGCCATAGTAGAACGAAGAGGAGGTATGCTTATACACGGTGCAATAATTGCTAGAGAATACGGGATCCCCTGTGTCACAGGAATAGATAATGCCACTGAAGTTATCAAAACCGGCCTGACCCTCGTAGTAGACGGTTATACAGGAACCGTCACCATAAAGGAGACATAA
- a CDS encoding pyridoxamine 5'-phosphate oxidase family protein: MKNIKELKNLISKVSSRQLFAVLATSHENQPYTSLVAFALTEDLKNLVFITPRDTRKFQYLSENNNVSLMIDNSENQKVDISKAVGITISGKSRDSSGEEREKLLDLFISKHPQMNEFAFSKGCSVVSVDIKRYDVVERFQNVSVLEFSKNS, encoded by the coding sequence ATGAAAAACATAAAAGAGTTAAAAAATCTAATAAGTAAAGTTAGTTCCAGACAGCTTTTTGCAGTCCTTGCAACTTCCCATGAAAACCAACCCTACACTAGCCTTGTGGCCTTTGCTCTAACAGAAGACTTGAAAAACTTGGTTTTCATAACACCTAGAGATACAAGAAAATTCCAATATTTGTCTGAAAATAATAATGTATCCCTCATGATAGATAACAGCGAAAACCAAAAGGTGGATATATCCAAAGCCGTGGGAATAACAATATCGGGTAAATCACGAGACAGCTCAGGAGAGGAAAGGGAAAAATTATTAGATTTATTTATTTCTAAGCACCCTCAGATGAATGAATTTGCTTTTTCTAAGGGATGTTCTGTAGTATCAGTGGATATAAAACGGTATGATGTAGTTGAAAGATTTCAAAATGTTTCTGTTCTTGAGTTCAGCAAAAACTCCTAG
- a CDS encoding AraC family transcriptional regulator: MVPFKNDLKGNGGLETEFVKILYYHLDKDYSGEYKTFNFPRFCTIIEGEIKVTLETGKTLIYNRDNFLLLPSDSIVRMNIRKDTKALAFEFSNSLIETVLKKTDILKSSRKSLDHKNNYMLGSNRNEIAEDIWNLFVTSRERNNNKKFLIDLYVQKLVYDLIQDDSTHNLLYPNDSHPVSKSIKFIDENITNNISVKELSESLYMSESNFSHMFKKNTGCNPIEYIRDKKLDHSKELLKTKSVTETSYDLGYDNISYFIKLFKKKYGLTPKQYQMSVLKSEEQ; this comes from the coding sequence GTGGTTCCCTTTAAGAATGATTTAAAAGGTAATGGAGGACTTGAAACAGAATTTGTAAAAATACTCTACTATCATTTAGACAAAGACTACTCGGGAGAATACAAAACTTTTAACTTCCCTAGATTTTGTACTATTATAGAGGGAGAGATAAAGGTAACTTTAGAAACCGGCAAGACCCTAATCTATAACAGGGACAACTTTCTTCTTCTGCCCTCTGACTCCATTGTCCGTATGAATATTAGAAAAGATACCAAGGCTCTAGCTTTTGAGTTCAGCAACAGTCTCATAGAAACAGTCCTCAAAAAAACAGACATACTCAAGTCTTCAAGAAAATCCCTTGATCACAAAAATAATTATATGCTAGGAAGCAATAGGAATGAAATTGCCGAGGATATATGGAATCTTTTTGTCACCAGCAGAGAAAGAAACAATAACAAAAAATTTCTTATAGATCTTTATGTTCAGAAATTAGTATATGATCTTATACAGGATGATTCCACTCATAATCTTTTGTATCCAAATGATTCTCACCCTGTTTCTAAATCTATAAAGTTTATAGATGAAAATATAACAAATAATATCTCTGTTAAAGAACTTTCAGAATCCCTCTATATGTCTGAGTCCAATTTTTCCCATATGTTTAAAAAAAATACTGGATGCAACCCCATCGAATATATCAGGGACAAAAAACTAGATCACTCAAAAGAACTTCTCAAAACAAAAAGTGTTACAGAGACCTCCTATGATCTAGGTTACGACAATATCTCCTACTTTATAAAACTTTTCAAGAAAAAATACGGCCTCACTCCAAAACAGTATCAGATGTCGGTACTAAAATCAGAAGAACAGTAA